Proteins found in one Deltaproteobacteria bacterium genomic segment:
- a CDS encoding DNA-binding protein, which translates to MSTTNPELITSPEAGRMIGRSARTIHRLVESGALTPAVRLPGPNGALLFRREDIEALAEKRGAA; encoded by the coding sequence ATGTCAACGACGAACCCCGAGCTGATCACCAGCCCCGAAGCTGGGCGCATGATCGGTCGCTCCGCACGCACCATTCACCGACTCGTCGAGTCCGGCGCGCTGACCCCAGCCGTCCGTCTCCCCGGTCCGAACGGCGCTCTCCTGTTCCGGCGCGAGGACATCGAAGCTCTCGCCGAGAAGCGCGGCGCGGCATGA